From a single Apium graveolens cultivar Ventura chromosome 2, ASM990537v1, whole genome shotgun sequence genomic region:
- the LOC141705861 gene encoding F-box protein At1g30790-like: MRNRSSLVTENVHFFPEEILFEILSWLEIKSLLRFKSVCKVWYTVIGNKQFVEVHAIRNGHSFYNIGQTRIHVQGSKVKEKIRYRCISCGGLLLAEISSLASATPSRIYRIINPATKRVLDLPDPHKRVISIQIFLNYNTSSYNVVSVYFDKENRKLKLELIDLGGQSNNPCPNEIFSWRTLNIIEFENISRQQRYNFLYRMSSSDGVLYILALLAVESSNPMIICVDLVNEACTTHYAPQTLLFNWYEVNFQLWKGKPSIIFIVEEKLNIWILEDYKTRKWADPIVILLPFLEQNPFMKKVVPYIYEDDEEDALVYHKDSLCYRVYKLNSKELCTIPCPPLRAPATLVSVKGMQPERRER; this comes from the coding sequence ATGAGAAATAGAAGTTCTCTGGTTACTGAAAATGTGCACTTTTTTCCTGAAGAAATCCTGTTTGAGATCTTGAGCTGGTTGGAAATTAAGTCTTTGTTGAGATTTAAATCTGTGTGCAAGGTATGGTATACTGTAATCGGTAACAAACAGTTTGTTGAAGTGCATGCGATACGAAATGGACATAGCTTTTACAACATTGGGCAGACACGCATACATGTCCAGGGTAGCAAAGTTAAAGAAAAAATCAGGTATCGATGTATTTCTTGTGGAGGATTATTACTGGCGGAAATATCATCTTTGGCATCTGCCACGCCATCAAGGATATATCGAATTATTAATCCAGCAACCAAGCGTGTACTTGATCTTCCAGATCCACACAAGCGAGTGATTTCCATTCAAATCTTTCTGAATTATAATACGAGTTCATATAATGTGGTTTCGGTatattttgataaagaaaataggAAATTGAAATTGGAACTTATTGATCTTGGAGGTCAGAGTAATAATCCATGTCCGAATGAAATTTTCTCCTGGAGAACCctcaacattatcgaatttgaaAATATCAGCAGACAACAGAGATATAATTTCCTGTATCGTATGTCATCGAGCGACGGCGTTCTTTACATCCTTGCTTTACTGGCGGTTGAGTCAAGCAACCCTATGATAATCTGTGTTGACCTAGTCAACGAGGCTTGTACAACTCATTATGCACCTCAAACCTTACTTTTTAACTGGTATGAGGTTAATTTTCAGTTATGGAAAGGCAAGCCATCAATAATATTTATTGTCGAAGAGAAACtaaatatatggatattagaaGATTATAAGACACGGAAGTGGGCTGACCCGATCGTAATTCTCTTACCATTTCTGGAACAAAATCCATTTATGAAAAAGGTTGTTCCCTACATATATGAAGATGATGAGGAAGATGCGTTGGTCTACCATAAGGATAGCCTATGTTATCGTGTTTACAAACTTAATTCAAAAGAACTGTGTACTATTCCATGTCCGCCCTTGAGGGCACCAGCTACATTGGTTTCTGTCAAAGGTATGCAGCCAGAGAGAAGAGAACGCTAA